In Bdellovibrio sp. GT3, one genomic interval encodes:
- a CDS encoding response regulator gives MKVLIVDDEVLVRRSLSRAFRAKGHDVVEAEDGNQGLEQWKKTSPDLVFLDVLMPGMTGPEVLKEIGADRSGKVILMSAFAGEHNMETALQMGAEMFVPKPFEDIFAVVKMAEDLLS, from the coding sequence GTGAAGGTTCTAATCGTTGATGATGAAGTATTGGTTCGTAGATCTCTTTCCCGTGCCTTCCGTGCCAAGGGGCATGATGTTGTTGAAGCAGAAGACGGTAACCAGGGTCTGGAACAGTGGAAGAAGACATCCCCTGATCTGGTTTTCTTGGACGTTCTAATGCCGGGAATGACAGGGCCTGAAGTTTTAAAAGAGATTGGTGCAGACCGCTCTGGCAAAGTGATTTTGATGTCAGCGTTTGCCGGTGAACACAATATGGAAACGGCTTTGCAAATGGGGGCCGAGATGTTTGTACCCAAACCGTTTGAAGATATTTTTGCCGTCGTAAAGATGGCCGAGGATTTGTTGTCATGA
- the rsmD gene encoding 16S rRNA (guanine(966)-N(2))-methyltransferase RsmD, producing MRIIAGKYRGHQLVSFKADHIRPTTDRVKETLFNKLQFELEGANVADLFCGTGNLGIEALSRDAKFCTFVEKNPKSLTITRQNFEKLRVPDSQYKIISMDVIAFLKSYSGEPFDIIFADPPFTEKMAHFVVEAASTSQAFGATTLMAIESERKERMEDRYGQLVRYSKKEFGDKILSMFCHESALEQDTQEEENDNE from the coding sequence ATGAGAATCATTGCAGGGAAGTATCGTGGTCATCAGTTGGTGAGTTTTAAGGCGGATCATATTCGCCCCACCACAGATCGCGTAAAGGAAACCTTGTTCAATAAACTTCAGTTTGAGTTGGAAGGGGCTAATGTCGCGGACTTGTTTTGTGGCACAGGCAACCTGGGAATTGAAGCCTTGTCCCGAGATGCAAAATTTTGCACGTTCGTGGAAAAGAATCCCAAGTCTCTGACGATCACTCGTCAGAATTTCGAAAAGCTTAGAGTTCCGGATTCCCAATATAAAATCATCAGTATGGATGTCATTGCGTTCTTAAAATCCTACTCGGGCGAACCATTTGATATCATTTTTGCCGATCCTCCCTTTACTGAAAAGATGGCTCACTTCGTGGTTGAGGCCGCCAGCACCAGCCAAGCTTTTGGTGCGACCACTTTGATGGCTATAGAATCTGAGCGCAAAGAGCGCATGGAGGATCGCTATGGTCAGCTGGTTCGTTACAGCAAAAAAGAATTCGGCGATAAAATCCTGAGCATGTTCTGCCACGAAAGTGCGTTGGAGCAGGATACGCAGGAAGAGGAAAACGACAATGAGTAG
- a CDS encoding DUF2802 domain-containing protein: protein MSFWFLTQLLVNVILLAGVIGVWVRMNRPAKDDPRLSKGLQLLQSKIAVLEDLSDRTETQVNQLTALLEQKVKDIQSKIQASEKQIAKIDQSMQKSMEVAKIFQDRIPHTEIVERQNTIKYVKAARLAHQGLSVDEIAGQVDLSIGEIEFIAKVNKDQLMFCEDSLPEWANEETDSADAAMASDFSDVDNISFMQPLQRAGSDISNVFALPQNESDSMKKLGDAFKAACQEVEEEQAEAEKAPSIFDVTHNIAQNFLGEKPAPATPTAVTSKPAPAKNNSATGPNVRPVEFRRIDLVNDLE from the coding sequence GTGAGCTTTTGGTTTTTAACTCAATTGTTGGTGAATGTGATTCTTTTGGCTGGCGTTATTGGCGTTTGGGTACGAATGAATCGCCCGGCTAAGGATGATCCTCGTTTGAGTAAGGGCTTGCAGCTTCTGCAAAGCAAAATTGCCGTTCTGGAGGATCTGTCCGATCGTACCGAGACCCAGGTGAATCAGCTGACGGCACTGTTGGAGCAAAAAGTAAAAGATATCCAATCCAAAATTCAGGCGTCAGAAAAGCAAATCGCCAAAATTGATCAAAGCATGCAAAAGAGTATGGAAGTTGCAAAAATCTTCCAGGATCGTATCCCGCATACTGAGATTGTGGAACGCCAGAATACCATTAAGTATGTCAAAGCAGCTCGTTTGGCCCATCAGGGTTTAAGCGTTGATGAAATTGCCGGCCAAGTGGATCTTTCAATTGGTGAGATCGAGTTTATTGCCAAAGTGAACAAAGACCAACTTATGTTCTGCGAAGACAGCCTGCCTGAATGGGCCAATGAAGAGACGGATTCGGCGGATGCAGCAATGGCCTCTGACTTCAGCGATGTCGACAACATCTCGTTCATGCAACCGTTGCAAAGAGCGGGTTCTGACATCAGTAACGTATTTGCACTTCCGCAGAACGAAAGCGATTCGATGAAGAAACTGGGGGATGCATTCAAAGCAGCCTGCCAGGAAGTGGAAGAAGAACAGGCTGAAGCTGAAAAAGCGCCAAGTATTTTCGATGTTACTCATAATATTGCGCAGAACTTTCTGGGCGAGAAACCGGCACCGGCCACTCCGACAGCTGTGACTTCAAAGCCAGCTCCGGCAAAAAATAATTCTGCAACAGGTCCGAATGTGCGCCCTGTGGAATTTCGCCGCATCGATCTTGTGAATGATCTGGAGTAA
- the coaD gene encoding pantetheine-phosphate adenylyltransferase: MSRIAVYPGSFDPITMGHVDIINRVAPLYSEVVILVAQSAQKQSLFTAQERKELIEKSLSHLKNVKVDFFEGLTVNYMQKHKAQVIIRGLRAVVDFEYELTMAQINKKIAPEIETLLMFASPECYYISSRGVKELAVNGGELNGFVPDVVKEAIIKKLKK; encoded by the coding sequence ATGAGTAGAATCGCAGTCTATCCCGGCAGCTTTGATCCCATTACTATGGGCCACGTGGATATCATCAATCGTGTGGCGCCTCTTTATTCTGAGGTCGTGATATTGGTGGCTCAGTCGGCGCAAAAACAATCCTTGTTCACGGCGCAGGAGCGCAAAGAGCTGATTGAAAAATCCCTGTCTCATTTGAAAAATGTCAAAGTTGATTTCTTCGAAGGTTTGACTGTTAACTACATGCAAAAGCACAAGGCTCAGGTCATTATTCGTGGATTGCGTGCCGTTGTGGATTTTGAATATGAATTGACGATGGCTCAGATCAATAAAAAGATCGCACCAGAAATTGAAACCCTGCTGATGTTTGCCAGTCCGGAATGTTACTATATCTCCTCACGGGGAGTGAAGGAACTGGCAGTGAATGGTGGCGAACTAAACGGTTTTGTACCGGATGTTGTTAAAGAAGCGATTATAAAAAAATTGAAGAAGTAG
- a CDS encoding pyridoxal phosphate-dependent aminotransferase, which translates to MLQLSKRALNLKTSPTLFLVAKAKELAAQGHDVISLTVGEPDWPTFEVPSKAGIEAIEKNITKYTPANGTLELRRAIAEKIKFEIGQAYSTKEITVASGAKFIIFAALQMLCSPGDEVIVGAPYWVSYPMMVELADGVPRIVECGERENYKITPELLEKAINAKTKALLFCSPSNPTSLLYTADELRALADVLRKHPQVAIISDDMYNRLVFDGSKVAPHILQVAPDLKDRTVAVNGGSKAYSMTGWRIGWAAGPEKLITAMADYQSQATGSPSSISQHAAMKAIEQCEPDIAEVVGKLTLRKNSGLAELRSVPGFKVAEPDGAFYFWVDIKAHIGKTFDDQLIRTSKDFCDILLEKFYVATVPGAECGMDGFMRLSFAVSEETMKRAVVRMKEFISKLA; encoded by the coding sequence ATGTTGCAACTTTCCAAACGCGCTTTGAACCTAAAAACATCTCCAACGTTATTTCTGGTTGCGAAAGCCAAGGAGCTTGCGGCGCAAGGCCATGACGTGATCTCTCTGACAGTGGGGGAGCCGGATTGGCCAACCTTCGAAGTGCCGAGCAAAGCCGGTATCGAAGCTATCGAAAAAAACATCACCAAGTACACTCCAGCCAATGGGACGTTGGAACTTCGCCGGGCCATTGCTGAAAAAATTAAGTTTGAAATTGGTCAGGCCTATTCCACCAAGGAAATCACGGTGGCTTCTGGTGCCAAGTTTATCATCTTTGCGGCTTTGCAGATGCTTTGTTCTCCGGGGGATGAGGTTATCGTGGGCGCGCCTTATTGGGTTAGTTATCCCATGATGGTGGAGTTGGCAGATGGCGTTCCACGCATCGTTGAGTGTGGTGAGCGCGAAAACTACAAAATCACTCCCGAGCTTTTGGAAAAAGCGATCAATGCGAAAACCAAAGCTCTTCTGTTCTGTTCGCCCAGCAATCCGACAAGCCTGCTGTATACAGCGGATGAGTTGCGAGCGTTGGCCGATGTCTTAAGAAAACATCCTCAGGTGGCGATTATTTCTGACGATATGTACAACCGCCTGGTGTTTGATGGTTCCAAGGTCGCTCCGCACATTTTGCAAGTGGCTCCGGATTTGAAAGATCGAACAGTGGCAGTGAATGGTGGCTCCAAAGCATACTCGATGACAGGGTGGAGAATTGGCTGGGCAGCGGGCCCGGAAAAGCTGATTACCGCCATGGCGGACTATCAAAGTCAGGCCACGGGATCACCTTCCAGTATCTCCCAGCATGCGGCGATGAAAGCCATTGAACAATGTGAGCCGGATATTGCCGAAGTGGTCGGCAAACTGACTCTTCGTAAAAATTCAGGTTTAGCAGAATTGCGATCTGTGCCGGGCTTTAAGGTTGCTGAGCCAGATGGTGCCTTTTATTTCTGGGTGGATATCAAAGCTCATATCGGGAAGACATTCGACGATCAGTTGATTCGAACGTCCAAGGATTTCTGCGATATTTTATTGGAAAAGTTCTATGTCGCCACGGTTCCCGGAGCGGAATGCGGTATGGATGGTTTCATGCGCCTGAGCTTCGCCGTTTCCGAGGAAACGATGAAGCGTGCTGTGGTTCGCATGAAGGAATTCATCAGTAAACTTGCTTAG